One stretch of Methanobacteriaceae archaeon DNA includes these proteins:
- the speB gene encoding agmatinase has product MLLYTHNPSKFAFSRDKSDFENYLSNLDIDYANSENKENQRLLGLIGVPFDGTTTYRPGARFGPSAVREASYNFENYNLSFNESLDAIFFDLGDLEVIHGNAKKTCEKLQETVLELYGAGITPIIIGGEHSVSWGVISALKEHHGLEDITVVHFDAHMDIINEYLGEKLSHATVMRRVFDLEPKKIIQIGVRSASLEEKNFVDKNSQKIDYYTSYDVKNDEKLIESILNRIEGPIYISIDMDVLDPSQAPSVGNPTPCGLSSFQIEKFIKILAQKDVIGLDLVEVASKEIGDITSINGAKIIYDFLCLQ; this is encoded by the coding sequence ATGTTACTTTATACTCATAACCCTTCAAAATTTGCTTTTTCTAGGGATAAATCGGACTTTGAAAATTATCTATCCAATTTAGATATTGATTATGCAAATTCTGAAAATAAGGAAAATCAGAGGCTTTTAGGATTAATTGGTGTGCCTTTTGATGGCACTACTACTTACCGGCCAGGGGCTCGTTTTGGCCCATCGGCTGTCCGTGAGGCATCTTATAACTTTGAAAATTATAATTTGTCATTTAATGAAAGTTTAGATGCTATTTTTTTTGATTTAGGCGATCTGGAAGTTATCCATGGCAATGCCAAAAAAACATGTGAAAAACTTCAAGAAACCGTATTGGAACTTTATGGTGCTGGAATTACTCCCATAATTATTGGGGGTGAGCACAGCGTAAGTTGGGGAGTTATATCTGCCTTAAAAGAACATCATGGCTTAGAGGATATTACTGTAGTTCATTTTGATGCGCACATGGATATTATTAATGAATACCTGGGAGAGAAACTTTCTCATGCTACGGTTATGCGCCGAGTTTTTGATCTTGAACCTAAAAAAATCATTCAAATTGGTGTTCGTTCAGCATCTTTAGAAGAAAAAAATTTCGTGGATAAAAATTCACAAAAAATTGATTATTACACTTCGTATGATGTTAAAAATGATGAAAAATTGATAGAATCAATTCTGAATAGAATTGAAGGCCCAATTTATATTTCAATAGATATGGATGTTTTAGATCCTTCTCAAGCACCCAGTGTGGGTAATCCGACTCCCTGTGGATTGAGTTCTTTCCAAATTGAAAAATTTATTAAAATATTGGCCCAAAAAGATGTAATCGGTTTAGATTTGGTGGAAGTTGCCTCTAAGGAGATTGGGGATATTACTTCTATTAATGGAGCTAAAATTATTTATGATTTCCTTTGTTTACAGTGA
- a CDS encoding YwbE family protein, giving the protein MNGQNRKDIKRGSEVYIVLKKDQRTGKRTKGVVKDLLTKSASHPHGIKVRLEDGSVGRVQEILK; this is encoded by the coding sequence ATGAATGGACAAAACAGAAAAGATATTAAACGAGGATCTGAAGTTTACATAGTACTTAAAAAAGATCAACGCACTGGAAAAAGAACCAAGGGTGTAGTTAAAGATTTGCTCACAAAATCTGCTTCCCATCCACATGGAATAAAGGTTAGGCTTGAAGATGGGAGTGTGGGTCGGGTGCAGGAAATCCTAAAATAA
- a CDS encoding TIGR00300 family protein has translation MNMREVELSGHIIDSLILPKTMDIIMDMGGDFKILEFEVGKKKTDTSHARILVSSETPEHLNEILDELSEIGASIAEIKEVKLVASEKDRVLPSDFYSTTNHPTFVYYKDEWIEVEEIEMDCMIVIEPRDKKAFCKPIGRVEKDDLIVVGREGIKVTPPERPRGKQGVFEFMNSDVSSEKPLMSLIKKIASEIKEIKQRGGKIAIVGGPAIVHTGSAPIIAQMIKEGYIDVIFAGNAMATHDIENALYGTSLGICVRSGEAVTRGHRHHINAINEINKEGSIKDAVDNGVLKKGIMYECVKNNVPFVLAGSIRDDGPLPDVITDVIEAQDAMRIYAQDVDMVIMIATMLHSIATGNILPSKVKSICVDINPATVTKLADRGSAQVVSIVTDVGAFLPILLDELKK, from the coding sequence ATGAATATGCGCGAAGTAGAACTTTCTGGTCACATTATAGATAGTCTCATCCTTCCTAAAACAATGGATATCATAATGGATATGGGTGGGGACTTTAAAATTCTGGAATTTGAAGTTGGTAAAAAGAAAACGGATACTAGCCATGCCAGAATTCTGGTTTCTTCTGAGACTCCAGAGCACTTAAATGAAATATTGGATGAATTAAGTGAAATTGGAGCATCTATAGCTGAAATTAAAGAGGTTAAATTGGTAGCATCTGAGAAAGACAGAGTTTTACCTTCAGATTTTTATTCTACTACTAATCATCCCACTTTTGTTTATTATAAAGATGAATGGATTGAAGTGGAAGAAATTGAAATGGATTGTATGATTGTTATAGAACCTCGGGATAAAAAAGCCTTCTGCAAACCTATAGGTCGTGTTGAAAAGGATGATTTAATAGTTGTGGGGCGTGAAGGTATTAAAGTCACTCCTCCAGAAAGGCCAAGGGGTAAACAAGGAGTATTTGAATTTATGAATAGTGATGTTTCCTCTGAAAAGCCATTAATGTCTTTAATTAAGAAAATTGCATCGGAAATTAAAGAGATTAAACAACGAGGAGGAAAAATTGCTATTGTAGGTGGCCCGGCTATTGTACACACTGGTTCGGCTCCAATAATTGCCCAAATGATTAAAGAAGGATATATTGACGTTATATTTGCTGGAAATGCAATGGCAACTCATGATATTGAAAATGCATTATATGGAACTTCGCTTGGGATCTGTGTTCGCAGTGGAGAAGCAGTTACTCGGGGGCATCGTCATCACATCAATGCCATAAATGAAATCAATAAAGAAGGCTCTATAAAAGATGCAGTAGACAATGGAGTACTAAAAAAGGGTATAATGTATGAATGTGTTAAGAATAATGTTCCTTTTGTTCTTGCAGGATCTATACGTGATGATGGGCCTTTACCGGATGTTATAACTGATGTAATTGAAGCACAAGATGCAATGCGGATTTATGCACAGGATGTGGATATGGTGATTATGATTGCCACCATGCTACACTCTATAGCAACGGGTAACATTCTCCCGTCTAAAGTTAAAAGTATATGCGTGGATATAAATCCTGCTACTGTCACTAAACTGGCTGATAGAGGAAGTGCTCAAGTGGTAAGTATTGTAACTGATGTTGGCGCATTTTTACCAATATTGCTCGATGAGCTAAAAAAATAA
- the cfbE gene encoding coenzyme F430 synthase: protein MNVLIIDLTHGGLIIALEIAKLDIFKDVWVWDIYQTTSAKQKKTLQENGIRLINSGFRKNEYLESKDDLKSFLSLNNPDFQTDDDIKIISPVHCPLNIKPDFSHHQAIKLILDNWKKLKIENSNFEENLKEKYPLNLNGNSKEIPIIEVTGVKGKTSTVGMLKQIFAPYRPLILSSLGAEIFENGEPSENSEIISESIVLKKNISITPASIIETIKLAGNNDYGISIFETSLGATGMADVGLLTNIIEDYPIAGKKSKASLAKEQIFQSKMICCEYDTFMEYYGHLKYGNLKNRLNTFSFNKTDQSNLCLSNIEYGLKKSIIGIKTWNLKTINGDVLNCDFSVETFAPSPYQVENVLAAVCCALTLGMIPNNIKEGLKNFSGLEGRSSIKKFDKINIIEEINPGINITAIEHAINMTMELKNPAIILGGQYGITCEEIDEIKAAELLEKIFYNKNNNTSNSIPEKKISLILTNELGLGIKENMNYNPYHFFDPQEAVQFAIDNGRKNIVFIYRSNYSNLKQR from the coding sequence ATGAATGTTCTTATAATAGACCTTACTCATGGCGGATTGATTATCGCCTTAGAAATAGCAAAATTAGATATTTTTAAGGATGTATGGGTATGGGATATTTACCAAACCACCAGCGCGAAGCAAAAAAAGACTCTTCAGGAAAATGGAATCAGATTAATAAATTCTGGGTTCAGAAAAAACGAATATTTGGAAAGTAAAGACGATTTGAAATCATTTTTAAGTTTAAATAACCCGGATTTCCAAACAGATGATGATATTAAAATCATTTCACCAGTACATTGTCCGCTAAATATTAAACCAGATTTTTCCCATCATCAAGCTATTAAATTAATTTTAGATAATTGGAAAAAACTAAAAATTGAAAATAGCAATTTTGAAGAAAATTTAAAGGAAAAGTATCCATTAAATTTAAATGGGAATTCCAAAGAAATTCCTATAATTGAAGTTACTGGTGTAAAAGGAAAAACCAGTACAGTAGGAATGTTAAAACAAATTTTTGCACCATACCGGCCACTTATACTGAGTAGTTTAGGGGCAGAAATCTTTGAAAATGGTGAACCATCTGAAAATAGTGAAATAATATCAGAATCAATTGTTCTAAAAAAAAATATTAGCATAACCCCTGCCAGTATAATTGAAACCATTAAATTGGCAGGAAATAATGATTATGGAATTTCTATATTTGAAACTTCATTAGGAGCTACTGGAATGGCTGATGTGGGGTTATTAACCAACATAATTGAAGACTACCCAATTGCCGGTAAAAAAAGTAAGGCCAGTTTAGCTAAAGAACAAATATTCCAGAGCAAGATGATATGCTGTGAATATGACACATTTATGGAATATTATGGTCATTTGAAATATGGTAATTTAAAAAATAGATTAAACACTTTCAGTTTTAATAAAACAGACCAATCAAATTTATGCTTAAGCAACATTGAATATGGACTTAAAAAATCAATTATTGGAATAAAGACCTGGAATTTGAAAACAATTAATGGGGATGTTTTAAATTGCGATTTTTCAGTAGAAACATTTGCTCCATCCCCATATCAGGTTGAAAATGTACTGGCTGCTGTTTGTTGTGCTTTAACATTAGGGATGATCCCCAATAACATTAAAGAAGGGCTGAAAAATTTTTCTGGATTGGAAGGAAGAAGTTCTATAAAAAAATTTGATAAAATAAACATTATAGAAGAAATTAATCCCGGTATAAATATCACTGCCATAGAACATGCGATTAACATGACTATGGAACTGAAAAACCCAGCCATTATTCTAGGCGGACAATACGGAATAACTTGCGAAGAAATAGATGAAATTAAAGCTGCTGAACTTTTAGAAAAGATATTTTATAATAAAAATAATAATACATCAAATAGTATTCCCGAAAAAAAGATTTCTTTAATACTTACCAACGAATTAGGGTTAGGAATTAAAGAAAATATGAATTATAATCCTTATCACTTTTTTGATCCTCAAGAAGCAGTCCAATTTGCTATTGATAATGGAAGAAAAAATATTGTTTTCATTTATCGCTCAAATTACTCAAATCTTAAGCAACGGTAA
- a CDS encoding adenine deaminase encodes MIMGNILNVFTDEVYPAEITIKSGIITCVKKIEGDFDGILIPGLIDAHIHIESSMLTPSFFAKAVVPNGTTAVVADPHEIANVWGLEGINFMLNDSKKVPLRLFFSAPSCVPATEFETSGADVGPDEIDILMEKEEIVALGEMMNFPGVINGDPQVMAKIASAKRHKKPVDGHAPLLSAGELCSYIYAGISTDHECSSLEEALEKKELGMKIMIREGSSAKNLEDLISVGGDFLVSDDKHPQDLLEGHLDYIVKKAIKLGMDPVKAIKMVTINPAEHYSLNMGAISPGRAADFILIDNLTDFNVKKVFIGGELVAENKSALFDATPQCHSNSIVLEKLEPSDFRIRASGNEVIVRVINVSDGQIISSESEAMVQIINQDLVSDTSLDVIKISVIERHGKSIALKNKEVFDDKEVLNNKKNRLKNLPNICTAFVKGFGIKEGAFASSVAHDSHNVIVIGTNNQYMSQAVNTLIENKGGLVAISKNGEKSLKLPIAGLMVDDDAEIVSSKLRELHNLAMEMGCSLESPFMTMSFLALLVIPQLKISDKGLFDVSKFEFVDVIKKIIN; translated from the coding sequence ATGATAATGGGAAATATTTTAAATGTTTTTACAGATGAAGTGTATCCTGCTGAAATTACTATTAAATCAGGTATTATAACTTGTGTAAAAAAAATTGAAGGAGATTTTGATGGAATACTAATTCCAGGATTAATAGATGCCCACATTCACATTGAAAGTTCTATGCTTACTCCTTCTTTTTTTGCTAAAGCCGTGGTTCCTAATGGTACAACTGCTGTAGTGGCCGATCCCCATGAGATAGCTAATGTATGGGGCCTTGAGGGGATTAATTTCATGCTTAATGATTCGAAAAAGGTTCCCCTTCGATTATTTTTCTCAGCACCCTCTTGTGTACCTGCAACAGAATTTGAGACTTCTGGAGCGGATGTTGGCCCTGATGAAATTGATATTTTAATGGAAAAGGAAGAAATTGTGGCTCTGGGTGAGATGATGAATTTTCCAGGAGTTATAAATGGCGATCCTCAAGTCATGGCCAAAATTGCTAGTGCTAAACGCCATAAAAAACCTGTTGATGGCCACGCACCACTTTTATCTGCTGGAGAACTTTGTAGCTATATATATGCTGGGATTTCTACTGATCATGAATGCAGTTCGCTGGAAGAGGCCCTGGAGAAAAAAGAACTGGGAATGAAAATAATGATTAGAGAAGGTTCTTCTGCAAAAAATTTGGAAGATTTAATATCTGTGGGGGGAGATTTCCTAGTTTCTGATGATAAACACCCTCAAGATCTTTTAGAAGGACATCTGGATTATATAGTTAAAAAAGCAATTAAATTAGGTATGGATCCAGTGAAAGCTATTAAAATGGTCACTATTAATCCTGCTGAACATTATTCTCTTAATATGGGAGCTATTAGTCCTGGAAGGGCTGCTGATTTTATTTTGATAGATAATTTGACAGATTTTAATGTAAAAAAGGTTTTTATTGGTGGGGAATTAGTTGCTGAAAATAAATCTGCTCTTTTTGATGCAACTCCTCAATGCCATAGCAACAGTATTGTCCTTGAAAAACTTGAACCATCAGATTTTAGAATCCGGGCTTCTGGAAATGAGGTAATTGTTCGTGTGATTAATGTTTCTGATGGCCAAATTATAAGTTCTGAGTCTGAAGCAATGGTACAAATTATTAATCAAGATTTAGTTTCAGATACCTCTTTGGATGTAATCAAGATTTCAGTTATAGAAAGACATGGAAAATCAATAGCTTTGAAAAATAAAGAAGTATTTGATGATAAAGAAGTATTAAATAATAAAAAAAATAGGTTGAAAAATCTCCCAAATATATGCACGGCTTTTGTAAAAGGATTTGGTATTAAAGAGGGAGCATTTGCTTCCAGTGTGGCCCATGATTCACACAATGTGATTGTTATAGGTACTAATAATCAATATATGTCCCAGGCAGTGAATACTTTAATAGAGAATAAAGGTGGGCTGGTAGCAATATCGAAAAATGGTGAAAAATCTTTAAAACTACCTATAGCTGGTTTAATGGTGGATGATGATGCAGAAATAGTATCTTCTAAATTACGAGAACTTCATAACCTGGCCATGGAAATGGGATGCTCTCTTGAATCTCCTTTTATGACTATGTCATTTTTGGCCCTTCTGGTAATTCCTCAATTAAAAATAAGTGATAAAGGCCTTTTTGATGTTTCTAAATTTGAATTTGTGGATGTAATTAAGAAAATAATTAATTAA
- a CDS encoding NAD(+) kinase, with amino-acid sequence MHIGIVARLDIPKSVELVKEIVKFLLNKDIKVSIDSSLIKEINEFKEMGVEIQDMQADMIIAIGGDGTILRTQNLVNGKKIPILGINLGTVGFLTEIDPENTFTALEEVLSGNYFIEERTLLRVYHGNELPSALNEVVMMTKKPAKMLHIEISVDEEVVEELRADGLIVATPSGSTAYSMSAGGPIVDPRVEAFLIVPICPFKLGARPIVVSNESEIKVKLLREGKKAIAVIDGQFEEEFNYPEELLFKKSDTKAYFVRLNKDFYKKVREKLTEGGINS; translated from the coding sequence ATGCATATTGGAATTGTGGCCCGTTTAGACATCCCAAAATCAGTCGAATTAGTTAAAGAAATAGTTAAATTTCTTTTGAACAAAGATATCAAAGTTTCCATAGATTCTTCGCTCATAAAAGAAATCAACGAATTTAAAGAAATGGGTGTGGAAATTCAAGATATGCAAGCAGACATGATAATAGCCATTGGGGGCGATGGAACCATATTAAGGACCCAAAATTTGGTTAATGGTAAAAAAATACCCATCTTGGGAATAAATTTAGGTACTGTTGGATTTTTAACAGAAATAGATCCTGAAAACACATTCACTGCCTTGGAAGAAGTATTATCTGGAAATTATTTTATTGAAGAGAGAACACTTCTAAGAGTTTATCATGGAAATGAATTACCTTCGGCCCTTAATGAAGTAGTTATGATGACCAAAAAACCTGCTAAGATGCTACATATAGAAATATCTGTTGACGAAGAAGTTGTAGAAGAATTAAGAGCTGATGGCCTTATAGTCGCCACTCCCAGCGGATCTACAGCTTATTCTATGTCAGCAGGAGGGCCCATAGTAGATCCTCGAGTTGAAGCGTTCCTTATTGTTCCCATATGCCCATTTAAGCTTGGTGCGCGACCAATTGTAGTTTCCAACGAAAGTGAGATAAAAGTAAAGTTGTTAAGAGAAGGAAAAAAAGCAATTGCTGTAATAGATGGGCAATTTGAAGAAGAATTCAATTATCCGGAAGAACTGTTATTCAAAAAATCAGACACCAAAGCTTATTTTGTGAGGCTTAATAAAGACTTTTACAAAAAAGTCAGGGAAAAACTTACTGAAGGCGGAATTAATTCATGA
- a CDS encoding arginine decarboxylase, pyruvoyl-dependent has product MKVAITSGKAEGPTKLNAFDNALLHAGIGDVNLIKVSSIIPANTEIIELKKLTPGDMVNCVLSYTSSSNPGDLISAAIAVATSSDFGCVVEHSGINCDPEAIRKETISMVKYMMQVRNMEIKELHVEEINHKVVDLGAVVASLVYLGD; this is encoded by the coding sequence ATGAAAGTCGCAATAACATCTGGAAAAGCAGAAGGTCCCACTAAACTAAATGCATTTGACAATGCTCTCTTACATGCAGGAATTGGAGATGTGAACCTAATTAAAGTTTCTAGTATAATACCGGCAAATACTGAGATTATAGAACTTAAAAAATTGACTCCCGGAGATATGGTTAACTGTGTGCTTTCCTATACAAGTTCTTCTAATCCAGGGGATCTTATTTCAGCAGCTATTGCCGTGGCCACATCCTCTGATTTTGGTTGTGTGGTGGAACACAGTGGAATCAACTGTGATCCAGAAGCAATTAGAAAAGAAACTATTTCCATGGTAAAATACATGATGCAAGTTAGGAATATGGAAATAAAAGAATTGCATGTTGAGGAAATTAATCATAAAGTAGTTGATTTAGGTGCAGTGGTAGCATCTTTAGTTTATTTAGGTGATTAA
- a CDS encoding DUF447 family protein, giving the protein MPKNHLNNENPNYKKLDDLYSIQMAKGQLYETIITTKNINGLEKYQGHLKKSDDLKTDDNGTNTNGAVNAAPIGVLCKNSKQIVLYLYEGTHTVNNIHNHDYFIVNITQNPIIFTKSTLEDLNDECFEYYNEIPFLKDADAFFVCYVVKIKEITKKNDLGSSKMSIVTANVEEVVKIKSQAIPLNRGIYAVIESLINYTRFELADNETKTIYWARIKEMDRLVKKVGSPQEKAALSRIIKEIKENFKDLD; this is encoded by the coding sequence ATGCCAAAAAATCATTTAAATAATGAAAATCCCAATTATAAAAAATTAGATGATTTATATTCTATCCAAATGGCAAAAGGCCAGTTATATGAAACAATTATAACTACCAAAAATATTAATGGGCTTGAAAAGTATCAAGGCCACTTAAAAAAGTCTGATGATTTAAAAACAGATGATAATGGTACTAATACTAATGGTGCAGTTAATGCCGCCCCTATTGGAGTTCTATGCAAAAATTCAAAACAGATTGTTTTATATTTGTACGAAGGAACCCATACTGTAAATAATATCCACAACCATGATTATTTTATAGTAAATATAACTCAAAATCCAATTATTTTTACTAAATCAACTTTAGAAGACCTGAATGATGAATGTTTTGAATATTATAATGAAATTCCTTTTTTAAAAGATGCAGATGCTTTTTTTGTTTGTTATGTGGTCAAAATAAAAGAAATTACTAAAAAAAATGATTTAGGATCTTCTAAAATGTCAATTGTAACTGCCAATGTTGAAGAAGTAGTTAAAATCAAATCTCAAGCAATTCCACTAAATAGGGGAATATATGCTGTAATTGAGTCATTAATAAATTATACTAGGTTTGAGCTGGCAGATAATGAAACAAAAACTATTTACTGGGCTAGAATAAAAGAAATGGACCGATTAGTAAAAAAAGTAGGTAGTCCTCAAGAAAAAGCTGCCCTGAGCAGGATAATAAAAGAGATTAAAGAAAATTTTAAGGATCTCGATTAA
- a CDS encoding DUF2124 family protein codes for MEKIKEFEGIKGHLEAFKDEVKDAERIAFAGVPGVCTPFALLFAYAIREKETIFIPMTDVDKARKMEITNYGLELGETPNANANANANVDVLVLLGGLSIPHIGSEPSQINELIENVLGDGGTVIGISYMDMFRKVNWDSKVDFDCIINADLKGCVLK; via the coding sequence ATGGAAAAAATTAAAGAGTTTGAAGGTATTAAAGGTCATTTAGAAGCGTTTAAAGATGAAGTAAAAGATGCTGAGCGAATTGCTTTTGCAGGAGTTCCCGGAGTCTGCACGCCTTTTGCACTACTTTTTGCATATGCCATTAGAGAGAAAGAAACTATTTTTATTCCAATGACGGACGTAGATAAAGCTCGTAAAATGGAAATAACTAATTATGGATTAGAATTAGGGGAAACCCCAAATGCAAATGCAAATGCAAATGCAAATGTGGATGTTTTAGTGCTTTTAGGAGGTCTTTCCATTCCCCACATTGGATCTGAACCAAGCCAGATTAATGAATTGATTGAAAATGTTTTAGGTGATGGTGGAACGGTGATTGGAATATCTTACATGGATATGTTCCGTAAAGTAAACTGGGATAGTAAAGTAGATTTTGACTGTATTATTAATGCAGATTTAAAAGGATGTGTATTAAAATAA
- the hemC gene encoding hydroxymethylbilane synthase encodes MIVGTRGSMLATVQTKYIIKEISKISNEKIETHIIKTMGDQITNSQLYNMDSKGLFTKELDRAVLDEKVDFAVHSLKDVPTDLDQDLVIAAVPIRESPNEVLVSKKSWEELLPGSKLGTSSLRREAFCNYHQKNFKLEPIRGNIETRIRKVMEGECDATLMAEAGLNRLGLTKNIKNRFSLEYLTPPAGQGALAVITRKDSPKRSIIEKLNHYISFQEVLAEKTVLEKLGIGCQWPLGAIARENNGKLDLYAVLLNREGEILSKINLNGSIKEAKELGLIAANHMEDYV; translated from the coding sequence TTGATCGTAGGAACTCGAGGGAGCATGCTTGCCACAGTGCAAACTAAATATATTATCAAAGAAATTTCAAAAATAAGCAATGAGAAAATAGAAACCCATATTATTAAAACTATGGGGGATCAAATAACCAATTCTCAACTTTACAATATGGATTCTAAGGGGCTTTTTACAAAAGAACTTGATCGGGCGGTTTTAGACGAAAAAGTCGATTTTGCTGTTCACAGCCTAAAAGATGTTCCCACCGACTTAGACCAGGATTTGGTGATTGCAGCAGTTCCCATCAGAGAATCACCTAATGAAGTCTTGGTTTCCAAAAAAAGCTGGGAAGAACTTCTTCCCGGTTCAAAATTAGGAACCAGTAGTCTGAGAAGAGAAGCTTTTTGTAATTATCACCAAAAGAATTTTAAGTTAGAGCCTATAAGAGGAAATATAGAGACTCGGATTAGAAAAGTTATGGAAGGCGAATGTGATGCTACTTTGATGGCAGAAGCCGGCCTTAATCGTCTGGGATTGACAAAAAATATTAAAAATAGATTCTCTTTGGAATATTTAACTCCCCCTGCAGGACAAGGGGCGCTGGCAGTAATAACCAGAAAAGATAGTCCAAAAAGAAGCATCATTGAAAAATTAAATCATTATATATCTTTCCAAGAAGTACTTGCAGAAAAAACCGTGCTTGAAAAATTAGGTATTGGCTGTCAATGGCCATTAGGTGCCATAGCGCGCGAAAATAATGGTAAACTAGACCTTTATGCAGTTCTTCTAAATAGGGAAGGCGAAATTTTATCAAAAATCAATTTAAATGGATCAATTAAAGAAGCCAAAGAATTAGGTTTAATTGCTGCAAATCATATGGAGGATTATGTGTGA
- a CDS encoding inositol monophosphatase family protein, with amino-acid sequence MEESDLQFWRSIAVKMTEQVEKAVSPLVGKNEAGEIIKMGADGTPSKLIDLVAEDEVIEVLIRSKRPVILISEEIGTIKINSSPNDYLDTESLRNAHDENVEPDGDFFKTSPHPQIIFVVDPLDGTSNSVKNIPAFGISVAVAEYIPGANLPSLRDVKMGFVKNFATGDFYEAIKGRESMVNGERVFPSTQDSLNKSSMGAFIYGTKFSQVNNICKIIRRMRILGSVALELSYVGNGAYDAFMDLRGNLRVVDIAAAKLIVEEAGGIVTDQEGKSVDGLLSLNARTSIIAAGNSNLHQEIMKIMEVI; translated from the coding sequence ATGGAAGAATCTGATTTGCAATTTTGGAGAAGTATAGCTGTTAAAATGACCGAACAAGTTGAAAAAGCTGTTTCTCCACTAGTTGGCAAAAATGAAGCAGGAGAAATAATAAAAATGGGTGCAGACGGTACGCCGTCTAAATTAATTGATTTAGTTGCTGAAGATGAAGTAATTGAAGTCCTTATAAGATCAAAAAGGCCAGTAATTTTAATAAGTGAGGAAATTGGGACTATAAAAATTAATTCCAGCCCAAATGATTATTTAGATACGGAATCACTTAGAAATGCACATGATGAAAATGTAGAGCCAGACGGTGACTTTTTCAAAACAAGCCCACACCCTCAAATCATTTTTGTAGTGGATCCTCTAGATGGAACCAGTAACTCTGTTAAAAATATTCCTGCATTTGGAATATCCGTAGCTGTGGCAGAATACATACCTGGCGCAAATTTACCGTCCCTAAGAGATGTGAAAATGGGATTTGTTAAAAATTTCGCCACCGGTGACTTTTACGAGGCCATTAAAGGAAGAGAATCTATGGTGAATGGAGAAAGAGTCTTTCCATCCACCCAAGATAGTTTAAATAAATCATCCATGGGTGCTTTTATTTATGGCACAAAATTTAGCCAGGTGAATAACATCTGTAAAATCATCCGAAGAATGAGGATATTAGGTTCTGTTGCCTTAGAACTTTCATATGTTGGTAATGGGGCCTATGACGCATTTATGGATCTTAGAGGAAACCTGAGAGTAGTAGATATTGCGGCAGCTAAATTAATAGTAGAAGAAGCAGGAGGAATTGTAACTGACCAGGAAGGAAAATCCGTAGATGGTCTTTTAAGTTTAAATGCAAGAACATCCATTATTGCTGCAGGAAATAGTAATCTTCATCAAGAAATCATGAAAATAATGGAGGTCATCTAG
- a CDS encoding translation initiation factor IF-5A → MSKKVVEVKTLKVGKYVILGGEASKITSISTSSPGKHGSAKARVEAVGIFDTQKRSIVKPVDTKIDIPIIDKRTGQVLALMGSDVQLMDLETYETFEIPIPDDLRDQLLEGVEVEYILAMGNKKLMRTKG, encoded by the coding sequence ATGTCAAAGAAAGTTGTAGAAGTTAAAACTTTAAAAGTCGGTAAATATGTAATTTTAGGCGGTGAAGCATCTAAAATCACCAGTATTTCAACATCATCCCCAGGTAAGCACGGTTCTGCAAAAGCTCGTGTGGAAGCAGTTGGTATTTTTGATACTCAAAAAAGAAGTATTGTAAAACCAGTGGATACTAAAATTGATATCCCAATTATTGACAAAAGAACTGGTCAGGTACTGGCTCTTATGGGTAGCGATGTTCAATTAATGGATTTGGAAACATATGAAACCTTTGAAATTCCTATTCCAGATGATCTACGAGACCAACTCCTTGAAGGTGTGGAAGTTGAGTATATCTTGGCCATGGGTAATAAAAAACTCATGAGAACTAAAGGATAA